Proteins found in one Triticum aestivum cultivar Chinese Spring chromosome 4D, IWGSC CS RefSeq v2.1, whole genome shotgun sequence genomic segment:
- the LOC123098933 gene encoding scarecrow-like protein 14, whose product MEEAKKFLPTNCELTTTGEQDQPKEKSGSGRKDWSDEVEADVSRTNRLVEAHACEVLDFDQMCSSMDNESGNSNKKGRKSKARVIDLYTLLIHCAKAVTDDRRRAGELLMEIQQRASPTGDATQRLAYWFTEGLEARLTGTGSQVYGTLTAKATSAMAHPEAYHVFISTCCFRNVSFLFANRAIFKAAVGRSTLHIIDYGFSYGFQWSELLRWLAARDGGSPEVRITHIDLPQAAARTPPRKTYGGDR is encoded by the coding sequence ATGGAAGAGGCGAAGAAGTTCTTGCCCACAAACTGTGAGCTGACAACCACCGGTGAGCAGGACCAACCGAAAGAGAAAAGTGGCAGCGGCCGCAAGGACTGGAGCGACGAGGTGGAGGCTGATGTCAGTAGGACGAACAGATTAGTCGAAGCTCATGCCTGCGAGGTGTTAGACTTCGATCAGATGTGCAGTTCCATGGACAATGAGTCTGGGAACAGTAACAAGAAGGGGAGAAAGAGCAAGGCGCGGGTGATTGACCTGTACACGCTGCTGATCCACTGTGCCAAGGCGGTGACGGATGACCGCCGGAGGGCAGGTGAGTTGCTCATGGAGATCCAGCAGCGCGCCTCACCCACTGGTGACGCCACACAGCGGCTTGCCTACTGGTTCACCGAGGGGCTGGAGGCACGGCTCACCGGCACAGGCAGCCAGGTGTATGGGACACTTACGGCGAAGGCTACCTCTGCCATGGCACACCCAGAGGCTTACCACGTATTCATTTCAACGTGCTGCTTCAGGAATGTGTCCTTCTTGTTCGCCAACAGGGCCATCTTCAAAGCGGCAGTGGGGAGGAGCACGTTGCACATCATTGATTATGGCTTTTCTTATGGATTCCAGTGGTCAGAACTTCTGCGCTGGCTGGCAGCAAGGGATGGTGGCTCGCCAGAAGTCAGGATCACCCACATTGACCTCCCGCAGGCCGCAGCCCGGACTCCACCCAGGAAAACATATGGAGGAGATCGGTAA
- the LOC123098936 gene encoding scarecrow-like protein 33 gives MEWMDGVGNDISTPNPRYCHCTIRNSIHSTMAATPEELLGLAEPAPLSPSVFLDLPPTTHGDSQNDLALEYISRMLTEEDIVDKFFYQYPDHPKLLQAEQPFAEILADTSSSAAQESFASSTSILMPSQGNNTDVMVSGCQVQDPVFLNGTGTVEPNGMVFPSESSTSMNMLSSMEFFKGMEEANMFLPTYDVMVDGRGRKKRSVMDGEAEAGLGRSSKQIVVLLHSTTTLEEEEATALEMLDRLILNGYEACPSEMQEVVRVTWEDKEDKAARQSISRRGRRGARHTVVTDLETLLTRCAEAVVSNDVRGASKLLERIKCHSSPTGDARQRLAHYFTQGLEARLAGTGSRLYRSLMGKRTSVLELIRAFHLHEAASCSIKVGLLFSTNTIYKAVAGRRKLHIVHYGMSTGFQWPDLLRLLANREGGPPEVRITGINTPLPGPCPDALMQEAGHRLNNCASQFGVPFKFRAIASKPEDVRAEELHIDPDEVLVVSSLYEFRTLMDESLTFDMVSPRDMVLNTIRKMRPSVFISSVVNGPYSAAFFMTRFRHALYYFTALFDVMETTVPRDGGERLLVERDILARSAINMIACEGTDRVERPQNYKEWQARNQRAGLRQLPLDPDIVLRLRDEVKNRYHKHFMISEDHRWLLQGWKGRVLYAHSTWAAGDATGSLV, from the coding sequence ATGGAATGGATGGATGGTGTAGGAAATGATATATCCACTCCAAATCCAAGATATTGTCACTGCACCATCAGGAACAGCATACACTCCACTATGGCCGCCACACCGGAGGAGTTGTTGGGCCTCGCCGAGCCTGCACCACTGTCCCCCTCCGTCTTCCTCGACCTTCCTCCGACGACCCATGGTGACTCACAGAATGACCTGGCCCTGGAATACATTTCGCGCATGCTTACGGAGGAGGACATCGTCGACAAGTTCTTTTACCAGTACCCTGACCACCCGAAGCTCCTGCAGGCGGAGCAGCCCTTTGCCGAGATCCTCGCCGACACCTCATCATCCGCCGCCCAGGAGTCCTttgcctcctccacctccatctTGATGCCCAGCCAAGGAAACAACACAGACGTCATGGTCTCCGGGTGCCAGGTACAGGATCCAGTCTTCTTGAACGGCACAGGCACAGTGGAGCCCAATGGTATGGTGTTTCCCAGCGAGAGCAGCACCAGCATGAACATGCTGTCGAGCATGGAATTCTTCAAAGGAATGGAGGAGGCCAACATGTTCTTGCCCACATACGATGTGATGGTGGATGGTAGGGGGCGTAAGAAGAGGTCTGTCATGGATGGTGAGGCGGAGGCGGGCTTGGGCAGGAGCAGCAAGCAAATAGTGGTGCTGCTGCATAGTACTACTAccttggaggaggaggaagccaccgCGCTGGAGATGTTGGACCGGCTCATCCTCAACGGCTACGAAGCGTGCCCGAGCGAGATGCAGGAGGTAGTACGTGTCACCTGGGAAGACAAGGAGGACAAGGCAGCACGGCAGAGCATCTCCAGGCGTGGGAGGCGCGGGGCGAGGCATACGGTGGTGACTGACCTAGAGACTCTGCTGACCCGCTGTGCAGAAGCAGTGGTCAGTAACGATGTGCGCGGCGCGAGCAAGCTACTGGAGCGGATCAAGTGTCACTCGTCGCCGACGGGGGATGCTAGGCAGCGGCTGGCGCACTACTTCACCCAGGGGCTGGAGGCACGGCTGGCTGGCACGGGGAGCCGACTGTACCGATCGCTCATGGGGAAGCGCACCTCAGTCTTGGAGCTCATCAGGGCCTTCCATCTGCACGAGGCCGCGAGCTGTTCGATCAAGGTGGGGTTGCTCTTTTCCACCAACACCATCTACAAGGCCGTTGCAGGGAGGAGGAAACTGCACATTGTGCACTACGGCATGAGCACCGGGTTTCAGTGGCCGGACTTGCTCCGCTTGCTGGCGAATAGGGAGGGTGGGCCACCGGAAGTGAGGATCACCGGCATCAACACCCCTCTGCCCGGGCCCTGTCCGGATGCACTGATGCAGGAGGCAGGGCACCGGCTCAACAATTGCGCGAGCCAGTTCGGCGTGCCATTCAAGTTCCGCGCCATCGCATCCAAGCCGGAGGATGTCCGGGCTGAGGAGCTGCACATCGATCCAGATGAGGTCCTGGTCGTGAGCAGCCTATACGAGTTCAGGACCTTGATGGACGAGAGCCTCACCTTTGACATGGTAAGCCCAAGGGACATGGTACTCAACACTATCAGGAAGATGAGGCCGTCTGTGTTCATCAGTTCCGTCGTCAATGGACCATACAGCGCGGCGTTCTTTATGACGCGGTTCCGCCATGCGCTCTACTATTTCACGGCGTTGTTCGATGTTATGGAGACCACCGTTCCACGGGATGGCGGCGAGAGACTTCTGGTGGAGCGGGACATACTTGCACGGTCCGCCATAAACATGATCGCCTGTGAAGGCACAGACCGGGTGGAGCGCCCTCAGAACTACAAGGAGTGGCAGGCGCGGAACCAGCGAGCGGGGCTAAGGCAGCTGCCATTGGACCCTGATATCGTTCTGAGGCTCAGGGACGAAGTGAAGAATAGGTACCACAAGCATTTCATGATCAGTGAGGATCACCGATGGCTTCTGCAAGGATGGAAAGGTCGGGTGCTCTATGCCCACTCCACATGGGCAGCTggtgatgctactggttctctagTGTGA